TGTATACAATTGCATTGCTGATCAATTTGATAGTCTTTGTTTTCTTGCTAATGTTAGAGAAAATTCAATGAAGCATGGGTTGGTACATCTCCAGGAGATGCTTCTTCATGAATTAGGTGAGGAGAAAGATCATAAGTTGTGCAGTTTAAATAAAGGAGTTTCTATTATCAAAAGTAGGCttcatggaaaaaaaattctattgatTTTGGATGATGTTAACAGTTTGGAGCAACTAAAAGCACTTGCTGGTGAACTTGACTGGTTTGGTTCGGGCAGCAGAGTTATTATAACAACAAGGGATAAGCATTTGTTGCATGTTTATCGTGTTGAAAGAGTCTATGAAGTAGAAGGACTGAATCGTAAAGAAGCCCTTCAGTTGTTTGGATGCAATGCtttcaaaacacaaaaaattgatcAAAGATACGAGGACATTTCAAAGAGAGTAGTACTTTATTCTAAGGGTCTTCCATTGGCTGTTGAAATAATAGGTTCTGACTTGTATGGTAAAACAATATTGGAGTGGGAATCTGCTTTAGATACTTATGCAAGAATTCCTCATGAAAATATTCAGGAAATCTTAAGAGTAAGCTATGATGGCTTAAAAGAATTTGAGAAGGAAATCTTTTTAGACCTTGCTTGCTTCTTCAAAGGAGCAAAGTTAAGTGATGTCAAGAACATACTATGTTGTGGTCGTGGCTTTTCCCCAGACTATGCTATCCAGGTGTTGATTGACAAGAGTCTGATAAAATTTGAAGACTATAGTGTCAAAATGCATGACATGATTGAAGATATGGGTAGAGAAATTGTGCGGCTGGAAGCACCCTCAAAGCCGGGTGAACGCAGTAGATTATGGTTCTCCAAAGATATTCTTCACGTTTTCAAAGAAAACAAGGTATGTGAAATGATTATTGTCTCTAGGATTCTTATTCTTATAACCATGtatgtttaatttgtttgttgACTTTAGAACTTGAACTGCGGCTTAACTCAACCACGAAAGTTTGATCATGAAGTATGAGATTCAATCCCACTACTAAACATTGTTCAGCAGCACACACACCACGCCTAACATTAGTTGTCATGAGGGTGAAGTTTGACATCTGCATTTGCGGGTGACCAACTTCAATTCAGATAGATTCTAATATCTTTTTAAAATGGGTTTGGGCTATCTCAACTTCAAAATCTAGCTCCTGGATGGGGTGAAGATTGCCAccacttataagttataaccatTGTCTAAAGTGGGATTCTTTATTCTCAACATCGGAAATATATATTACTGCTAAGATAATATCCTGTATCATCAGAGgtgtataatatattatttagtgcTTTTGATTTAAAGGGATCTGATAAAACTGAGATCATTATGCTACGGCTACTCAAAGATAAAAAAGTCCAGTGCGATAGAAATGCATTGAAGAATATGGAAAACCTCAAAATACTGGTAATTGAAGAAGCATGCTTTTCCAAAGGACCTAATCATCTCCCAAAAAGTTTAAGAGTGCTAAAATGGTGTGATTATCCTGAATCATCACTTCCGGCTGATTTTGATCCAAAGAAACTTGTCATACTTGACTTGTCTATGGGCCATTTTACATTCAGAAATCAAATGATCATggtattgatattttatttttgttctgagttttaattataagacatagctagttaaaaattcataaaatagtCTTTGTTTGCGTCTTTTAGAAATTCAAGTCTTTGAGGGAAATGAAGTTAAGCGGTTGTAAATTCTTAAAGCAAGTACCTGATATATCTGGAGCTccaaatttgaagaaattgcATCTTGATTCCTGCAAGAATTTAGTTAAAGTTCATGATTCCGTTGGACTCCTTAAAAAACTTGAAGATTTGAATCTCAATCGTTGCACAAGTCTCAGGGTTCTTCCTCATGGAATTAACTTACCTTCTCTAAAAACCATGTCCCTTAGGAATTGTGCAAGTCTCAAGAGATTTCCAGAAATTTTAGAGAAGATGGAAAACATAACATACCTTGGTTTAAGCGATACTGGCATAAGTGAATTGCCTTTCTCCATTGAACTTCTTGAAGGGCTTACAAACCTTACAATAGATAGATGCCAGGAGCTAGTTGAACTACCGAGTAGTATTTTTATGTTGCCAAAACTAGAGACTGTTAACTATTGTGTTTAGAACTGCTGCCACGTTTGCTGAGTTCATTTTAATTctgttttgaatattttaaatatgttcTCCTAATTTCTAGTTCAGTTTTATTTCCTCCTTGTTTTCAGCAATCAGTTTAACTCTAGTATTCTATCGTGGCCTAACTTATAGGAACATGATATTAGTGGGCAGTTATTGTCTATTCTGTACTTTTCTATTTGTACGTTTGAATTGAATAACAAATTTACTCTTCTTCCACTTGTTCTAGCAACCACCTTTAATCTTTTCCTCTGCAACTTTacaaaatcataacaaattggtatcagagctctCTTCTTGAGGGGCCTGTGAAATGGATGATGAGTCAAGTTTTTCAAAAGTTGCTCCTCCTCTCTTTGATGGGAACAATTATGACATTTGGGCTGTCAAAATGGAAGCTTACCTAGAAGCTTTGGACGTTTGGGAAGCCATAGAAGAGGATTATGAAGTTCCTCCGCTGCCAAATAATCCAACTATGGCTCAATTGAAGTTTCACAaggagaaaaaaacaaagaaggcAAAGGCAAAATCTTGTCTTTTTGCTGGTGTTTCAGAAACAGTTTTCACTAGAATCATGACCCTCAAAACACCAAAAGCAATCTGGGACTATTTGAAGGAAGAATATGCAGGGGATGAGAGAATTCGAAGCATGCAAGTGCTGAATCTGATGAGAGAATTTGAGTTGCAGAAAATGAAGGAGTCAGAGACAATAAAAGAATACTCTGACAAATTACTTTCTATTGCAAACAAGGTTAGACTACTCGGCACTGGATTTGCTGATTCCAGAATTGTAGAAAAAATCTTGGTTACGGTGCCTGAAAGGTATGAGGCATCTCTAGCCTCTTTGGAGAACACAAAGGATCTTTGTAAGATCACTTTGGCAGAAGTCATTCATGCTCTGCAAGCACAAGAGCAACGAAGGGCCATGAGGCAAGAAGGAGTTGTTGAAGGAGCACTTTCAGTCAAGTATCAAGACAGAGAGAAAATGTGgaagaaaaagaacaagaagaatTTTAGTGCAAGTGATGATGCTACAACAAGCAACAATAAGAACAAGATCGTAAGTTCAAAGGGTAATTATCCTCCATGCCAACACTGTAACAAAATGGGTCATCCTCCTTTTAGATGTTGGAGGCGACCTAATGCAAAATGCAGCAAGTGTAACCAAATTGGTCATGAAGCTGTAATTTGCAGAACTGAATTTAAGGAGCAAGAAGCAGATGCTCAAGTTGCTGATCAAGAGGAGGAGGATGAGGAGGACCGACTATTTGTTGCTACTTGCTTTTCAGGCAGTGATTCAAGTGACAGTTGGTTAATTGATAGTGGCTGCACTAATCATATGACATATGACAAAGAAATTTTCAAGGAATTAAGGAGTTCAAAGACCTCAAAAGTCAGAATTGGCAATGGACAGAATATTTCTGTAAAGGGAAAAGGCACCATTGCAATTGTAAGTTGTTCGGGTACAAAACTTATCTCTGATGTTCTCTATGTTCCAGAAATTGACCAAAATTTGTTAAGTGTTGGTCAATTGTTAGAGAAAGGTTTCAAGGTACACTTTGAAGACAAACACTGCCTGATAAAAGATGCTTCTGGCCAAGAGATGTTCAAGGTCAAGATGAGGGGAAAGAGCTTCACACTTAATCCATTAGAGGAGAAGCAATCTGCATTTACTGTCAAAGAAAGTGTCACAGAGATGTGGCACAAAAGGCTTGGTCATTATCACCATCAAGGATTACTACTGCTTCAATCAAAGAAATTAGTGAGGGATCTACCTATGTTAGAAGATACTCTTCCTCACTGCCAAGCATGTCAATATGGAAAGCAACACAGACAATCATTTCCAAAATCAGCTTGGAGAGCAACACAAAAGCTTCAGTTAATTCATACTGATTTATGTGGACCACATAGAACATCGTCTCTCAACAGTAGCCTTTACTATATTGTCTTCATTGATGATTTTACAAGATTTTGctggatttttttcttaaaattcaaGTCAGAAGTTGCTGGAGTGTTTTTGAAGTTCAAGAAACTGGTGGAAAATGAAAGTGGCTGCAACATTCAAGTTCTAAGGTCTGATAATGGAAAAGAATACACATCTGgagaatttaattcattttgcGAAGAAGCAGGTATAAAACACCAACTTACCGCTCCCTacactccacaacaaaatggagttagTGAAAGAAGAAATAGATACATAATGGAGATGACCAGATGCATGTTGCATGAGAAGAACTTACCAAAAAAGTTCTGGGCTGAAGCGGCAAATACATCAGTTTTTCTTCAAAACAGGCTTCCCACAACTGCAGTAAAGAATCAGACACCATTTGAGGCTTGGTATGGATACAAACCTTCTTTAAACTTTCTTAAAGTATTTGGTTGTTTGTGCTTCACCTATGTTCCTCAAGTTAAGCGTGATAAGCTTGACAAGAAGGCAGTACAAGGCATCTTCATCGGTTATAGCACAATATCCAAAGCTTACAAAGTTTTTCAACCAGAAACGGGAAATATTGTCATAAGCAGAGACGTGCACTTTGTGGAAAATGAAGAATGGGTATGGGATACTTTAAAAGTGTCAAATCAAGCTTCAAATCAGATTAAAAATGTTGAGAGGCAGACTAGTGAAGAAGATTGGAAAAATGAGATGGTGGATGACATTCCAATCAGAGGAACTAGATTACTTTCTGATGTTTATGAAAGATGCAACATTGCTGTTTGTGAGCCTGCTGATTTCAATGAAGCAAAACTTGATCGAAAATGGATGGTTGCAATGAAGGAGGAGCTGCACATGATAGAGAAAAATAATACATGGCAACTTGTTGATAGACCTCAAGACAGAAAAATCATTGGTGTGAAGTGGGTGTTTCGAACCAAGCTAAATGCTGATGGCTCCATCAACAAGCATAAGGCGAGGCTGGTGGTTAAAGGCTATGCTCAGATTTTTGGAGTAGACTACTCAGACACGTTTGCACCAGTTGCCAGGCTAGATACTATCAGGTTATTGCTTGCTGTTGCAATACAAATGGGTTGGAAAGTGTACCAATTAGATGTTAAATCAACATTTCTAAATGGTTTCCTGCAAGAAGAAATCTATGTTGAACAACCCGAAGGCTTCATGAAGAAAGGGGAAGAAGACAAGGTTTATCTCCTTAAGAAAGCTCTCTATGGACTGAAGCAAGCTCCAAGAGCCTGGTACAGCAGAGTAGATAATCATCTGTTGAGTTTAGGCTTTGTTAAAAGTTTATCAGAATCCACTCTTTACATTAAGCAATGTGAGGTTGATATTCTTGTTATATCCCTTTATGTTGATGATCTTTTTGTCACTGGAAATAATGCAACCTTGATTGATAAATTCAAGATGGAAATGACAAAAGTATTTGAGATGACAGATCTTGGGCTGATGACTTTTTTTCTCGGAATGGAGATTAAGCAAAGTCAAGATGAAGTTTTCATTTGTCAAAAGAAATATGCAAGGGAAATTCTGAAAAAATTTCGTATGGAAGATTGCAAGTCAGTAAGCACTCCTATGAATCAAAAGGAGAAGTTGAGTAAAGAAGATGAAACTGAAAAAGTAGACGAGGCCTACTTTAGAAGTCTGATTGGGTGCCTTATGTATCTTACAGCAACAAGACCAGACATCTTGAATGCTGTGAGTATCTTATCTCGGTTCATGCACTGTGCAAGCGAAATTCATTTGAAGGCTGCTAAAAGGGTGGTTAGATACATCAAAGGCACAATCAACTTTGGCATCAAGTTCAGGAAAAGCAAGGAATATAAGCTGTTTGGGTTCTCTGACAGTGACTGGGCAGGATCCATTGATGATATGAAAAGTACCTCGGGGTACTGTTTTAGCTTTGGATCAGGAGTTTTTTCATGGAGTtcaaaaaaacaagaaacagTGGCTCAATCAACTGCTGAAGCGGAATTTGTTGCTGCTACTGCTGCTGTAAATCAAGCTCTATGGTTGAGGAAGATATTGAGTGATCTTCATCTTGAGCAGAAAGAAGACACTAAGATCTTTGTTGATAATCAAGCTGCAATAGCTATTTCCCATAATCCGGTTTTTCATGGAAAAACTAAACATTTCAACATCAAGCTGTTTTTTGTGAGGGAGGTACAGAAGGATAATGTTGTAGCACTTGTTTACTGCAAAACTGAAGAGCAGATAGCAGACATTTTTACTAAACCTTTACCAGCTAGCAAGTTTGAAGACCTGAGAACTAAACTTGGTGTCTGCAGTATCTAAAGCAAGGAGGAGTGTTAACTATTGTGTTTAGAACTGCTGCCACGTTTGCTGAGTTCATTTTAATTctgttttgaatattttaaatatgttcTCCTAATTTCTAGTTCAGTTTTATTTCCTCCTTGTTTTCAGCAATCAGTTTAACTCTAGTATTCTATCGTGGCCTAACTTATAGGAACATGATATTAGTGGGCAGTTATTGTCTATTCTGTACTTTTCTATTTGTACGTTTGAATTGAATAACAAATTTACTCTTCTTCCACTTGTTCTAGCAACCACCTTTAATCTTTTCCTCTGCAACTTTACAAAATCATAACAGAGACCTTGGAGGCTTACAGTTGTAAGGAGCTTGCACGAATTAAGAAAGGCGAAGGTCGAGTGCGGAAAACAATGTCTTCAGATGTGAGAAGTGTTGTTGACTTCAGTTTTTGTCATCTGTCAGATGAATTTCTTGCCACACTTCTTCCATGTTTGCACTACGTCACAGATTTATCCCTTGATTACAGCAGTATCAAAATCCTTCCATCCTGCATCAATACATGTCAATCTTTGAAGGGACTTGCTATGAATAATTGTACGGAGCTTCGAGAAATCAGAGGGCTGCCACCAAACATAAAACATCTTAGTGCAATAAACTGTACATCATTGACTTCCCAATCCAAAGATATGTTACAGGTATTATATCTTTAATGTCATCAacaaattttcctttaaaataaaataaatgtattcCAAAGTGCCAACAGGTTTAATtcaaaaattttattatatttgattgaCAGAAACTTCACAATTCTGGGGCCAAATATATCTGTTTTCCAGAATCAACTATCCCAAGTCTGTTCCATCAATATAAAAGAGAACCATCTATGTCCTTCAGGTTCCGAAACAAATTGCCACCGATGGCTCTTAGTACTGTGGTGGTAGTTTCGGGTGGTTTGTATTTTTCGAAATGTTGTGTTAAGTATGAATTTGACCTGATCATTAATGGTAAACATCTCAAGAACTTCTTTCATGTTAGGTGGTCTAAAATGAATGCTTTTGGTAGAAATTTAGATCATATAATTCTGCTGAATCTGAGGTTCAAAGCTAACCTTGATATGATTGGAGAACTAAATATTAAGAATGGATGGAACCATGCCGAGATTTCATTAGCAAAAAATGATGTGAAATGGAAAAGACTTCATGTACaggaacaaaaaacaaacatggAAGATATTCAAATTATCAATCCTGATGATgcaaaagaaggaaaagaaaaacgtCATGTgtgtaaattaaattaaatgaaatccAAAGATCTAGCTAGTAGCTACTCTCATCAAGTATCATTTATGATAGATGACTGAATAGAACCTCATGAATGTTGATAGTATAGTTTATATACCTCCAAACAATTAATGAATGTATGATTTCCTCTGTaacttaaataaatatgtataaattttttgataatttgaaCATTTATATGCATGTTATCTAGCAATAAGAAGTAAGAAACAAATGCATTGGATAGAGTTAGCCCACTATTAAGAACTTATCTTAAGAACAACTTATGACAAAGTAACCCATAAAAGAAAAGATGTATCTTACAGTGCAGGCTATCTCCAATTACCATTCGTATCTGAAAAATAACGATAGAAGATACATGTTTGGCTGCAATGGATGACCACCAGCTGTTTAATCTATCAAGAGACATTATGCCGCCAGAAAGCAATACCTATAGAGATATAGGCTAGTAAATGAAAATGATTCAATTCATTAATTTGTTATTTCAGAGTACAATCAAAACTAAGTAAGAGAACAATGCTCCAACGTGCCCCTGCAAGATGGAGGTGGAATCAAAAACACCAATCTTTGACTTGAGAAAATTGTGACGTGAAACCAAGGGGCTTTGTGAGAAGATCATCTAATTGATGACTCGAAGGAACATGTGAGACTTTGAGCTTGTTTTGAGAGACCAAGTTAGAACAAAATGATAGTCTATAGCCAAATGCTTCATCCTGGAGTGACAAACGGGATTGGAACAGAGATATGTCGTGTCAATGTTTTCAGAATGAATATGAGGAATGGTTGAAGGAAATCCGAGTTCATGTAGAAGTTGTTGAAGCCACAACAATTCAGCTGTTGTAAATGCAATATAATAGTTATGTACTCTGCTTCAGTTGATGATCGTGCAACAGTGGATTGCTTTTTGCATGACAATGAAATAGAATTTGAGTCAATGTGGATGATATATGCACTAGTAGATTTGCGGTCAAAGTTGTCTCCACCCCAGTCTGCATCACAAAACTCATTGAAAACACGTTTCAAGGCTTGCATAAATGAAAAACTGTCGGATTTTGCATATTCTGTGATAGTTTGTTGACAGGAAATGCAACATCAGGCCGTGTTAGTGCCAGATAGTGAAGTGGTCTAACCAAGCTAAGATAGAGGGAGGCATCACAATTTGTAGTGTCTGGTTGATGTGTAGAGGAAAATGAAGTGGACATTCGTGTGGAGACAGGCTTTGTATCTGTTATATTGGCACGATCAAGCAATTGACGATATAGTGATGCTGAGTGAGAAACAATCCTTGTGACGACGGTAGGATTTCATTTCAACTCCCAGGAAGTGGTCGGGAAAGCCACGATCTTTAAGAGAAAATACTTTAGCAAGAGATTCTTTGAACTTGTTAAGAAAAATTGCACAATTTTCTGTTAACAAAAGATCATCTACATAGACGAGAAAATAAGCAACAGTTAGACCATTTTTATTATTGAGATTGATTTATTTATCCTATTGTTGTGGATTGTTCCTATTTTAATCAGATTtgactaattttttaattgataatttaaataaaatattaaaaaatggtaaaaactataaaataggTTAAATGAAGAGGTacagttgaaaataaaaaattcagcccAAAAGTGTGCATCCCCTTTATATATTGATAGTGATACAAGTTGTCTCATATGACTTATATCTTCATTAATGGAAATAGGTAATCTAAATTATTGGTTTTTATTATGGTCAACTGGACTCGGGCGTCACAAGGGTCGAAATTCTAGTTTGCTATAAAATGTATATCTTCACAAATAAAAGCTTTGTTCATATTTCGATTACACATGATGGCCTCACTGATTAGAAGAATGGCCATGATTAATTTGGCATGATTTGGAATCACGTTTGCTGCAATAACGAATTATTTTCGTCCTTTCCCTGAAATGTCCATCTGCATCAGATGTATTCATTCACTATGTACTGACAAACCAAGCTAATGCCAACCATGTACctacattttttcttcataaaatataaaatatcactttcatttgttaaaaatatgttaTCTAGTATTAGAAAATATGTAAAACGCCACTTCTTATGTGAAAAGTTGTCTCATGTATCTGACGCATTTATGAGAAACACATTCATTAGaagttcaacaaaaaaaaaaaagtcattctacaaaattgcaatttcttATCTATCCAATCACGAAATTTAAAATCTTCAACCAAACAACTATAAATAATGCTTTGTTGGAAGTTTTATTGAAGGGACGCCAGCCACACAGTTTTCTTTAGCAACCTTTGGCATCTCCATAATTGTAATTTGCAAGTCTGATAGTCTGATTAATTGGAGCTGTTacatctttttccttttcaagaGTTATTTTGTTATGACTACCACAAAAGAGTTAAAATCCCAGGCCTCCTCTTCCTCTACCATTGAACGATGGGCTTATGATGTTTTCCTCAGTTTTCGAGGAGAGGATACTCGAAATGGTTTTACCGGAAACCTTTATAAAGCTCTTTGTGGAAAAGGAATTAATACTTTCATAGATGATAAAAATCTTGGCAAAGGAGAAGAAATCACACCAGCCCTCATGATGGCAATCCAAGAATCAAGGATTGCAATTGTGATTTTCTCAGAAAACTATGCATCATCCactttttgtttgaaagaacTTACAAAGATCATGGAGTGCATAAAACACAAGGGCAGGTTGGTTTTGCCAATTTTTTATCAAGTTGACCCGGCTGATGTGCGCCATCAGAAAGGGAGCTACGCAAATGCACTGGCCagtcatgaaagaaaaaaaa
Above is a genomic segment from Medicago truncatula cultivar Jemalong A17 chromosome 5, MtrunA17r5.0-ANR, whole genome shotgun sequence containing:
- the LOC11417364 gene encoding TMV resistance protein N; protein product: MYLTHFIKNTFLRRLCYIFFLFKSHFVMTSMKELKSQASSSSTNEWRAYDVFLSFRGEDTRKGFTGNLYKALCGKGIDTFIDDQELRKGEEITPALMMAIQESRIAIVIFSENYASSTFCLKELTKIMECIKHKGRMVLPVFYHVDPCIVRHQKGSYAKALADHESNKKIDKAKVKQWRLVLQEAASISGWHFEHGYEYEFIEKIIQKVSEKINRRPLHVAKYPVGLESRVEKVNSLLEVESNEGVHMVGIYGMGGLGKTTLACAVYNCIADQFDSLCFLANVRENSMKHGLVHLQEMLLHELGEEKDHKLCSLNKGVSIIKSRLHGKKILLILDDVNSLEQLKALAGELDWFGSGSRVIITTRDKHLLHVYRVERVYEVEGLNRKEALQLFGCNAFKTQKIDQRYEDISKRVVLYSKGLPLAVEIIGSDLYGKTILEWESALDTYARIPHENIQEILRVSYDGLKEFEKEIFLDLACFFKGAKLSDVKNILCCGRGFSPDYAIQVLIDKSLIKFEDYSVKMHDMIEDMGREIVRLEAPSKPGERSRLWFSKDILHVFKENKRPWRLTVVRSLHELRKAKVECGKQCLQM
- the LOC11413243 gene encoding uncharacterized protein, coding for MDDESSFSKVAPPLFDGNNYDIWAVKMEAYLEALDVWEAIEEDYEVPPLPNNPTMAQLKFHKEKKTKKAKAKSCLFAGVSETVFTRIMTLKTPKAIWDYLKEEYAGDERIRSMQVLNLMREFELQKMKESETIKEYSDKLLSIANKVRLLGTGFADSRIVEKILVTVPERYEASLASLENTKDLCKITLAEVIHALQAQEQRRAMRQEGVVEGALSVKYQDREKMWKKKNKKNFSASDDATTSNNKNKIVSSKGNYPPCQHCNKMGHPPFRCWRRPNAKCSKCNQIGHEAVICRTEFKEQEADAQVADQEEEDEEDRLFVATCFSGSDSSDSWLIDSGCTNHMTYDKEIFKELRSSKTSKVRIGNGQNISVKGKGTIAIVSCSGTKLISDVLYVPEIDQNLLSVGQLLEKGFKVHFEDKHCLIKDASGQEMFKVKMRGKSFTLNPLEEKQSAFTVKESVTEMWHKRLGHYHHQGLLLLQSKKLVRDLPMLEDTLPHCQACQYGKQHRQSFPKSAWRATQKLQLIHTDLCGPHRTSSLNSSLYYIVFIDDFTRFCWIFFLKFKSEVAGVFLKFKKLVENESGCNIQVLRSDNGKEYTSGEFNSFCEEAGIKHQLTAPYTPQQNGVSERRNRYIMEMTRCMLHEKNLPKKFWAEAANTSVFLQNRLPTTAVKNQTPFEAWYGYKPSLNFLKVFGCLCFTYVPQVKRDKLDKKAVQGIFIGYSTISKAYKVFQPETGNIVISRDVHFVENEEWVWDTLKVSNQASNQIKNVERQTSEEDWKNEMVDDIPIRGTRLLSDVYERCNIAVCEPADFNEAKLDRKWMVAMKEELHMIEKNNTWQLVDRPQDRKIIGVKWVFRTKLNADGSINKHKARLVVKGYAQIFGVDYSDTFAPVARLDTIRLLLAVAIQMGWKVYQLDVKSTFLNGFLQEEIYVEQPEGFMKKGEEDKVYLLKKALYGLKQAPRAWYSRVDNHLLSLGFVKSLSESTLYIKQCEVDILVISLYVDDLFVTGNNATLIDKFKMEMTKVFEMTDLGLMTFFLGMEIKQSQDEVFICQKKYAREILKKFRMEDCKSVSTPMNQKEKLSKEDETEKVDEAYFRSLIGCLMYLTATRPDILNAVSILSRFMHCASEIHLKAAKRVVRYIKGTINFGIKFRKSKEYKLFGFSDSDWAGSIDDMKSTSGYCFSFGSGVFSWSSKKQETVAQSTAEAEFVAATAAVNQALWLRKILSDLHLEQKEDTKIFVDNQAAIAISHNPVFHGKTKHFNIKLFFVREVQKDNVVALVYCKTEEQIADIFTKPLPASKFEDLRTKLGVCSI